The Syngnathus scovelli strain Florida chromosome 17, RoL_Ssco_1.2, whole genome shotgun sequence sequence TTTTCACAATGTTTCTGAAAACACGACACTTGTACGAGACATTTTGCATTCCGGGTCACAGCTTTGAAGATACAAACTCTCGGGTTGAGAAAACCAACGTAAAAGGGTCACAGTAAGACGCGCGCGTATATCGTTTTCTTCTTGCTGAGGATAATACGTTGATGAGAGCAGATTCATTTTAAAAGCTTAGGTATTGACAGTGTAGCGCCGGTGACAAAGCCGTCCGTCAGCTTGACATTCACTAAAGAGGCTTGTTATTGCACTATACAGACATCCCTCACAAAGGCACTTTTCACTCCCTTCCTCATTCGTCCCCTCGCCTTCTTTCGTTTCCCCGACCCAATGTTTCACCACAACATTTGGGTACCTATGTGTCAATTTAAAAAGTCTAAAATCCAACTAAAGTAAACAGGCTTTTTGGTATCtaattaaaatcaaataaaactggtgagggtgtgtgtgtgtgtgtgtgtgtgtgtgtgtgtgtgtgtatatatatatatatatatatatatatatatatatatatatatatatatatatatatatatatatatatatatatatatatatatatatatatatatatatatatatatatatatatatatatatatatatataaatgactTATGgatttaaagaaaacaaaaattgtgCATTATGGTGTCTCACCCAAAGCCGCTGAACTACTCTGTGTACCATGAGGAAAATGGGTGACAATGAGGCAGAAGAAGCCATTAACGCAAAAGGCTATGGCCAAACCTCACCGTCTAAATACGGCCAGGAATGTCATATGTGCGTGTGAGGTAAATCAAGATCGTAGCGTGATCTATTGCTGGCTCATTATTTTGTAAAAACTGAAGAAAAAAGAACAAAGTGCAGTGTCCACAGGTCTGGAAGCAGCAGAGGGGAAGGAAAAAATAGAGAAtccagcaccaccaccaccgtgtGTTTAACCGATACAAGTTGCAATTTGAAGTGTTTAGTTACCATGGAGACACCAAACCCAGCACTAACTAGCGATAAGAGGCGCAAAGCGGCAGGCTCCATTGGCACCATGCAACCAAGAAGAAGGAGAATAGGTTCAACTTTTTTTTGGCATCCATCATGGAGTGTCCAATCATTAGACATTGTTTGGACAGGCACAGACCGCGAAGGTCAACACGACATCTGATCAAAACTATCTGGGCAGAAGTATCATATCAGCTGCCACGGCACCAGTCCACATGAGGCCCGTTACGGCGCTGCTGCAAAACGGTCAACCAATCAAGCGGGAGCCGGTCATAGAGCCTTAAAAGTCACAGTTGGCCAGTCTgattttctttgctttttttttcctcaggcaTCAGCGTGGTGCTGCAGGAGATGGAGCACGTATCGGAGGCGGTGCCGCAGTTCGGCCGTGCAGCCCATCTCGCTCAGCATGCTGAGGAGGTACGTATAGGAAACGCGCTCGCGGCTGATGTAGGTCAGCATGTACGAGTCTGAGGACTTGGACAGGATGATCTTGGTGTGGTCTGTGTAGAAGTTCACCTGGATGCAAGGAAGAGGAGAGGAGAATGGAGTGAGCCGTCTTGGGCTCATTTACAAACCATCAATTGCAAATTGGTAGACCAAATACATTTCTCTGGTGGAATCGTTTCAAAACCACTAAAAGGTGGCGGCTttgtttcaagaaaaaaatgaaaccatAAAACCGAAGGGTATCATCAGGTAGCACTGTACTGTTGAACTAATTATGCCGAGTCACAATGGTATGACGTCAATATTTACAAAGTCTTCCAAATGGCAAGTCTGATATTGTTCAACTGTTGTGCGACTATATGCAAAAAGTTGTCTCTGGAATGGAGGGGGGCGGGTGGGGGAAATCTGCCACTTGACAAGGCTGTCACTGAGGCGTGTTACCGCAAAACTGCAGTAAgaccataaaaaaaagaaaaagacagactTGTTTTACAAGTTGCTAAATTTAACCAGGCACCAGGTTGGCAACGCTGACTAGCTACTTTAAAGTGCAAAAAGTACACCTGCCAACAAAAGCAGTAGGACCAAGTTGCACTGTACCATGATTATTTCCCAGcagccatttttattttgtcaagttGGTTGACCAACCTGCAGCGTTCCGTTGTTGAAGAGCATGACGAGCGCGTGGTCAGTCTTCACCCACTGCAGCAGCAGAGGAGGAGGACCGGGAACTTGTTCATGACAGTGAATATCACCACCCTGTCGGTTATGGAAACAGATCCAAAGTCACTCATCTGTAGCAAAGATGGACTTGATTCTTAACTCATTTTCTCATACCTCCATGAGATTTTGTTCCATGTAGTTGGCCATGAGCTCTACAATTTGTTTCTGGCTCCGAAGCTGCTCCGGTAGCGAGCTGGCGGGGAAGCTAAAATGCTTGTTGTTAGTCAAGCAGTAGTGGACCGTCCTGGGGGAACACAAAGCCTCAATGTTTGGATTTCTTAACTCTTAAAAGCTATTGGCTGAGGCTTGCCACTCACTTGCGCTGGTCACAGAGGCTGAGGTGGGTTCCTTCATTGAAGAGCACTCCGATGCTTTGGTCTGACAGCTGGTAGCCAAAACCGTATTTGTTGGAATAGTCTACCCATTTGGTGACCCACAGGAAGGACTGTGGCCTGGAGAGGCACGGCGGGTTTCTCGTGGCTGCGGAATTGACAACCCAGGTCAGGAAAAGAGCACACTCAAAGGCAATGCGCTGCTTACCTGCAGGCATCATGGCCAAGCAGCCATTGAGAACCTTCATGGCACATTCAGccacaacagagggagtgatgaCCTCATCACATGCTGGATagggatgggggaaaaaaatgaatgaatatctTGCCTTTTCGACTTAGTGGaatgattgtaaaaaaaaaaaaagaacaacgcGAGCCTACGTTCAGAGCTGCTAGCCATGGTGCCTTTGAAAGAACGCGAGATTGACTTCCTGGATTCCTCCTCAGCCGCAGTCTGCTCCAGTGGCACCGAGCTGACCAGCTGACCGTTGGGCACCTGGAGAGAGTAgactttcatttcattttacagCAGCAACTCAAGCCAAATCTCAATGCCATTCAAGCAATTCCGCTTGTTCACTTCTGGAGTCATTCAAGTGAAGTCAGCCATTGAATGCAGCCACCCACATTTGATATGCCTGACTTTCAAATGGAAATAGACGTCCAAAATACCAGAGATGAAATAGCCGTACCTCATTTGGGCCCACAGTTTTGTAGCTGATCTGGCGGTTGATGGAGCACTTGACGATGCCGGACACCAGCTTGGAAATATCTTTGTCCTCCTTCTCCTCACATGGCGCCTTCTCCACTGCAACGTGATGAGTCACACCCATAAAATTAAACTTGCAAAACAAAGCCACGCATGCATTTCAGTCCTTTTTAAGGAAGCGTTCCCACGAGAAACAAGCAGCCTTGCGAGGCGAGTGGTCTCCCATAATTACCCAGACGGGCGGGCATGCGAATGCCAAGGACATATTATTTGCGCTTTACCTTTTGCTTTTTTCTTGCCAAAGAGGCTCTTGGCCACTTTGGTGAAGAATTTCTTGGCCGGGCTGGGGGGATGGAGCTCGGGCACCATTACACAGCTGTTGGGGGGAAGTTTGTCGGGAGTGAAACCCTGCGGGGGACCACAGACAAAGACCATTAGTTAAGTCCTACGACCACCCGTGACGTCACACTTAATGCTCGCTGCTGGCAAATAATGCCAATTactttggtgaagaattcatggtGGAGAATTTGATCCAGCGTGAGTCTGTCGCTTGGGGTTTTCTGCAGAACGCCCGAGATGAGCTTCTGGGCGGCGGGTGAGAGCCCAGAGGGCAGGTTGTAGCGAACTTCCTTGATGCATTTGTACGTCTCTTTCAGGTCCAGAGTCTCAAAGGGCGGGTTGCCGCACATCAACGTGTACCTGGACAAGAGGAAAGCAAGCCAGGTCAACTATCTGCCCAAATACAAGTTGTTCGCAGCACTCAGAAAACAAGTAAGTGAGAGAgaggagggttttttttttcgccaGGCAGTGTCAAATATCATGTTTCTATGCCACCGACCGCTATAAAATTGTCAAGTGCCCTTATATGAACCCCAGGCTGTAGTTTTGACAGCGCTAGATAGGGCACATTCTGTCCCGGTTTCATAATTGTGCGAGGACGTTGGCCGTTTCTTGTTCCAGCTCGCTCTTCCAACACAAACGTGCTAGCTTACGCAAACGGGTTGACTTACATGACGCAACCAAGGGACCAAACGTCTGACTCGGTGCCATGGCCCTGCCTGTTGAGCACCTCAGGGGCCAAGTAGTTGGGGGTTCCACAGATGGTCCTATGAGGGAGACAAAAAACGATTTTGACGCTCTGGTATTCCATGTCAAAGTGTCAAATCTGCAATGACGCTGGACTTTCGGCGCTACATTCATCTGCGGCGTGGAAAAGCCGTTTCAGTGATTGGGAAAGTGTGCATGACTGCGCATGTTACATAagggcagaaaaaaaatgccaaaggTGGAATCCATTTGATGAAACTGCACACCTTGAACTAGAAACGCCGAGTGAGTGTTGCGCAACATGGTGCGTCATCACCAAATTGGTCGAAATCGCAGACAATGCTATTGGTGGAGTTTGAAGTATTCTATTCTAAAACGGGAAATTATGGAAGATTGTTTAAAAACAAGCTTACTTTTTCCTCTGCTCAACAGTTTCCAGCTTGGCAGCGAGGCCAAAGTCTCCCAATCGTAGTTCCATGTTTTCATTCACAAAGAAGTTGCCTGGAAAAGAgacaaaagcattttttcttttttttcccccaaagtcaGCATTCCGCAGCTCGGTCAAAGTCACAGCAGATACTTTGGATGCTTTCATGCACGTTTGCAACATTCCCGTCATAGCAGCGCCCCAGACCCCGCCCCCCGTTCCGTTCCGCTCCTGCCGCCATACCTAGTTTGAGATCTCTGTGCAGGATGCCTCTGCTGTGTAGATACTTGAGGCCTGATATGATCTGCCTGAGGTAATATCGCACTTCGGGCTCAGTCAACGTGTGTCTCGCCTTCCAAATGTGCGCCAGTGACTGTTGGGGGAAGAGGGGGGGGTTAGCCGAAGCAATGAGCTGACCGCCGTAACCTTCAGCAAGACAACGGCGACTGTACAAAACAGCCTGGCGCTGACGTGAACTGTCACATTGCATTTGTTGAACGTGCAGAGTTAAATCGCACGGCTAATTCCGGACAACTCCTCACCTTGCGACTACAGAGCTCAAGAAATATGTAGATGTTATCCTGGTCCTCAAAATGGTGAGAGAACTTCACCACGTGCTTGTGCGACAGGGTTTTGTGCAACTCGATCTCATTGGTGATCTGCGATGAAATAAAAGGAGACCGTGAGCCGTTTCATTTGCGATCGGGGACATTCAAACAGCAAATAGATTGCCTATACCTTGTCTCTCTGGTGCGGTTTGGACACCCGGCTTTGCGGAATGACTTTGACGGCAAACATTTTGTTGTTAGACAGGTCCGTCATCTCGTAGCATCGTGCAAAACCGCCCTTGGGGAGAAGAACAATAGTGATTAGATTGGAATGAGGTGACATAACCTGCATAACTTTAGCACAGGAGGGACACACGCCTTCATTTAACCTATAAATTCTCATTGACACAAATGACTCGACAGCAGTGAGTACATTTTCTTCCGAGGTAATAATCCACTGTAAGAGTCGGAGAGGAAAAAGTGAAATGTGCGCATTTTTTCCACCTTTTGTGGCAAAaatctgtttttaaaaaaactgtttttagCATGCCTATATCTCAGcagcaaaagatgtcagattTTTTCTTTAATCAAAGGGGAATATAGTTTTCTTGTCTTCCACCGTTTCATATTTTTAACCTTAAAAACACAAAGGATTTTACGATACATACATGATGGAAACTGCCACCACTAGGTTACATTAAAGAAATGTTTAAACATCATTTGAGGGAAGACtctaaaaaagaagaagaaaaaaaccttGGGAAGGAAAATAGAGAAATGAACAGTTGGAATATGGAGAAATCCATATACACTGCTTCGATGAACCCATCATTTTCCCTAACATATCCCAAACATTGATTGGCGCACCACATGGGGGACCATAAATGAGTGAAATGGCCACCCTTAgctttgattacatggtcggtcAAACATCAATTGAGTTCGCGTTTTGAAAAGCATATACAAGTCATGCTTTTCAGCCTCGGGCATAACTAGCGTCGGTTGCATGGATttgatgtaaataaataaataaataaataaataaataaataaataaataaataaataaataaataaaacacacgcTCGATTGGACGATGGCTgctgggaggcaggcaggcaggcaggccggctTGCTGCATTCTCATTAACCGTGAAAATGACGTTTGTCGACGGCTCGCTCTGCGGCATCTCACAGAACAGACATGATTTGGCAGCAGCGAGCGATGACGAGCAACATGTTTATAGCCTGGCTATTTCTCCAGATAATAATCGGAAATGAATATAATCAAAGAAAAATGATCATCTTTGTAGGTGCGATGTACGtcggttagaaaaaaaaaaacaatcattcatTTTCTGCAAAAACTGGCCCACCTCATTGCACACACCTGCAACACAACCGCGTGCAATTTTgtccacgcacgcacacacacaagcaacatGCAAACGACATACAAGTGAAATCCCATGTTCAAGTACCTTTCCCAAAAGCTTCCCTTTACTGTACGAGCGTCCCGTTCTTGCGTCGGTTATCACATGCGCCAGCTCGGGTTTGgcagactcggatttggagcggCCAGCTTTGGCCCCCGGAGCGCCGGCTTGCTGGGCTCCTTCGGCTGCAGGCTTCATGCTTAAATCCGCATTCATGGCGTGGCACGACACACGCTGCGCCGCCGTAAAACAACCGAGGTCCATTCAAGGCGCTGGCgtcaaacaaaacacacacaaaacgaaTTCACTTATATTCCTGTTCGGAAGCGAAGCTGGTGTGTTCGGGAAGGTGACGGACGTTCGCTTGTGTCTATGAATCCATCTGGTATGAACGCACGGAAAGCACCACGATGATTACTTATAGGCGATGGTGATGTCACAAAACTGGGCGCGGTTAGGCGGAGAAAGTCCGGACAGATATGCCAATCAAAATGCAAGAGAAATGAGAATGGAAAGAAACAACGCGTAGACTTTGCTTCCTTTTTATGTTTACGACTATATACCTTGTCAGTTTCGTAAACAAGTTGATTTGCATTGAGATAGGAGTTCAGTCATTCCGTGACCACACTCGTAACTCTACCCTCAAATGGTCTTTTCCCGTTGAAATGAATGCAAACATGATTAATCCGTCGCAGCtttccccctaaaaaaaaaaaaaaaaaaaaaaaaataataactgttGTCTTAATGTGCAAAAATATTCTTCATAAAAGCCTAAAGTAATAACATAGagtagaataaaaaaataatcacaatgtTTTCATCACTGTGTACGTTGAATAGCCTCTGTTTTGCGTTTTTCTGGTGTACCCACA is a genomic window containing:
- the plk3 gene encoding serine/threonine-protein kinase PLK3 gives rise to the protein MDLGCFTAAQRVSCHAMNADLSMKPAAEGAQQAGAPGAKAGRSKSESAKPELAHVITDARTGRSYSKGKLLGKGGFARCYEMTDLSNNKMFAVKVIPQSRVSKPHQRDKITNEIELHKTLSHKHVVKFSHHFEDQDNIYIFLELCSRKSLAHIWKARHTLTEPEVRYYLRQIISGLKYLHSRGILHRDLKLGNFFVNENMELRLGDFGLAAKLETVEQRKKTICGTPNYLAPEVLNRQGHGTESDVWSLGCVMYTLMCGNPPFETLDLKETYKCIKEVRYNLPSGLSPAAQKLISGVLQKTPSDRLTLDQILHHEFFTKGFTPDKLPPNSCVMVPELHPPSPAKKFFTKVAKSLFGKKKAKVEKAPCEEKEDKDISKLVSGIVKCSINRQISYKTVGPNEVPNGQLVSSVPLEQTAAEEESRKSISRSFKGTMASSSEPCDEVITPSVVAECAMKVLNGCLAMMPAATRNPPCLSRPQSFLWVTKWVDYSNKYGFGYQLSDQSIGVLFNEGTHLSLCDQRKTVHYCLTNNKHFSFPASSLPEQLRSQKQIVELMANYMEQNLMEGGDIHCHEQVPGPPPLLLQWVKTDHALVMLFNNGTLQVNFYTDHTKIILSKSSDSYMLTYISRERVSYTYLLSMLSEMGCTAELRHRLRYVLHLLQHHADA